A genomic window from Salvia miltiorrhiza cultivar Shanhuang (shh) chromosome 5, IMPLAD_Smil_shh, whole genome shotgun sequence includes:
- the LOC131024831 gene encoding protein GLUTAMINE DUMPER 2-like, whose amino-acid sequence MRASAALFHSSPVSKTATPETTSAANETFSPPATIGNSSWHSPVPYLFGGLAAMLGLIAFALLILACSYWKLSGQVGAGEEGAESGAAAKCDGGEDTRAAPPFEEKFLVIMAGDVKPTFLATPTSSRNSSFNDDNKIHNVKGNENEKIPGNGEEFREIQSSQEYVQT is encoded by the coding sequence ATGAGGGCCAGTGCCGCCTTATTTCACTCTTCTCCAGTATCAAAAACAGCAACCCCTGAAACCACCTCCGCCGCAAATGAGACATTTTCGCCGCCGGCAACAATCGGAAACTCGTCGTGGCACTCCCCCGTGCCATACCTCTTCGGCGGGCTGGCGGCCATGCTGGGGCTGATCGCCTTCGCCCTTCTCATCCTCGCCTGCTCTTACTGGAAGCTCTCCGGCCAAGTTGGCGCCGGCGAGGAAGGCGCCGAGAGCGGGGCCGCCGCGAAATGCGACGGCGGCGAGGATACGAGGGCCGCGCCGCCGTTTGAGGAGAAGTTTCTGGTGATCATGGCCGGCGACGTGAAGCCCACTTTCTTGGCAACTCCGACGTCGAGCCGCAATTCTTCATTTAACGATgataataaaattcataatgTTAAAGGtaatgaaaatgagaaaatcCCAGGAAATGGCGAAGAGTTTCGAGAAATTCAATCAAGCCAAGAATATGTTCAAACATGA